The nucleotide window TCACCCGCATGGCCAAAGCCATCCTAAGCCCCGCGCCTAGCAgcggggaaactgaggcacgtcCCCTGCGCCCGGTGACCCCCACCCGGACCCTttgggtgccccccccctccagggGGGGTAATTTCGGTCCTGTCACAGCCGGGAGCCGTCAGGGACTGTCCCCAGGTTTTTGGGGGGCTGTCCCCGTATGTGGTAGGTGTCCCCCCACCCCTCgtgtccccaggcagcagctgggtgtgggggggtgatccctggggggcaccggggggggctgCGTGCCATGCCCAGGAGTCAGGGGGGGTCACTGTGTGGGtgctgtgtccccagggtgGCACTCACTGCCAGGGGGTGTCCCCATATGGACACTGGGTCCCTGGCATGGCACTGCCGGGGGTGTCACCTTGTGGGCACTGCGTCCCTGGGGTGCCACTGCTGGGGGTGCCACCTTGTGACTTTGTGGGtgctgtgtccccagggtgGCACTGCTGGGGGGTGTCACTTTGTGGGTGCTGTGTTCCTGGTGTGCCACTACCAGGGGGTGTCATCTTGTCGCTTTGTGGGTGCCCTGCCCCCAGGGTGGCACTGCCAGGGGGGTCACCTTGTCATTTTCTGGGTGCTGTGTCCCTGAGGTGCCACTACTGGGGGGTGTCACTTTGTGGGTGGGTGGCACTGCCAGGGGTTGTCCCCGTATGGACAGTGTCACCTTGTCACTTTGTGGGTGCTGTGTCCCTGGGGTGTCACTTTCTGGGTACTGTATACCTGGGATGCCACTATCGGGGTGTCACCTTGTCACTTTGTGGGTGCTATGCCCCCGGGGTGGCACTGCAGGGGGGTGTCCCCGTATGGACACTGTCACCTTGTCATTTTGTGGGTGCTGTGTCCCTGAGGTGGCACTGACAGAGGGTGTCCCCTTGTCATTTTGTGGGTGTTATGCCCCCGGAGTGCTACTACCAGGAGGGTCACCATGTCATTTTGTGGGTGCTGTGTCCCTGAGGTGCCACTACTGGGGGGTGTCACTTTGTGGGTGGGTGTCCCCGCCAGGGGGTGACCCCATATGGACAGTGTCACCTTGTCACTTTGTGGGTGCTGTGTCCCTGGGGTGGCACTGCCAGGGAGTGTCACTTTGTGGGTGCTATGCCCCCGGGGTGCCACTATCAGGGTGTCACTTTGTCACTTTGTGGGTGCTGTGTCCCCGGGGTGCCACTACCAGGGGCTGTCCCCTTGTCACACGCTGTGCCCCCGGGGGGTTCCACCACCCTTGGCTGCCTCTTCCTGGCCCTGTCACGGTGCCAGCAGCCGGGGCCGTGTTTAGCTTGGCGCTGTCCCGGGGCCGTGTTTACCGTCAGACCCGTTCCGGGAGGGAGGAAGGGCCggccccaaccccaaccccaaccccaaccccatccccGACCCCaaccccgtccccgtcccccccctcAGCGCCAAGCGCAGGCCTCGGGGCCCGGCCTCCAGCCGCGGccctgccccgcagcccccgccccgCACGGGGCGGTCCGggccctcctccagcagccgtgcggagggaggaggaggccggccgggggctgccagcGGCCCGGTTCCCTCCGTAGAGGCCGGGGAGGCCGCGCCCAGCCCGGTTGGGGCCTGCGGGGCCTCCCCGGggcgggcgccgccgccgccgccgccatgaaGCCGAGCGCAGGTgagggcagggccgggcacGGGAGCTCGGGGCTCCCGGGGGATGGAGCCGGGAGCCTGGAGCTCGGGGGAGGGCTGAGGGtgaagggaggggagcagggaaccGGGAACCGGGTTCTGACGGCGCTGGTGCCGTCCCCGTTGGCCAGAGGAGCCCGTGCTGCTGGCCGAGCTGAAGCCGGGGCGGCCGCAGCAGTCGGACTGGAAGTCGAGCTGCGAGACGTGGAGCGTGGCCTTCTCCCCCGACGGCGCCTGGTTCGCCTGGTCGCAGGGCCACTGCCTGGTCAAGCTGATCCCCTGGCCGCTGGAGGAGGCCGAGCTGTGAGTAAGAGGGTGTGGGGGGCACACACCGCCTTGGAGGACGCGGTGCCAGCCCGCTCTgccccccttttcccttctcctccccgcAGCTGCAGAGCCTCGGAGCGCAAGGGCCACGGCGGCGGCAAGGCGGAGGCGCGGAGCCGAGGGGGAGCCAAGGAGAAGACGCTGGAGTGCGGCCAGATCGTCTGGGGCCTGGCCTTCAGCGCCtggccggcggcggggggcccCGACGCTGCCGCGGGGTTgtcctgcctggtgctggccaCGGGGCTCAACGACGGGCAGATCAAAGTCTGGGAGGTGCAGACAGGTGAGCGGTGCTCCGTGGCACCGGGGATGTGGCAGCAACGAGTTCAGGCTGCtctctctgcccttcctgctccccGGCTCCGTCCTTCCCTAAATATTTCCCAAGggtgagcaggagctgctgcctgctcctgcacgGGACAGGCGCTGACAGGGCTGATACGGCTGCTCCCCGCAGGACACCTTCTCTTCAGCCTCCTGGGGCACCAGGACGTTGTCAGGGACCTGAGCTTCGCTCCCAATGGAAGCCTCATCCTGGTGTCGGCGTCACGGGACAGGACCTTGCGTGTCTGGGACCTCAGCAAAGATGGTAGGAGCGAGCAGGGGTGCCCCCGGTGCTCGGtcagcccttccccaggctgtgctTTGCTGTGGGCGAGGAGAGGGCAGAAGCACACCTTGGAAGGGGAGAAGGTGGGAGGAGATCTCTGGGGACGGTGTTTGAGGCAGAAGGGGGGGTCCTGGGACAGAGCAGAGCCATCCCCTCCCAGCTGGGACCTGGGGACTGCAGGAAGGTGTTGCAGATAGAGAGCTTGGGATGGGCACAAGGAAATTCCCCCACCCTACATGCGTTTTCCTCCTTAGGAGTGGGGCTGAGACAGCAGGCGGGGCAGGGCCTGTCCCCAGTGACTCAGCTCTGTCTCTGATGACTCCTGTGTCTGTTGTCCCCAGGGCGGCAGGTCCAGGTGCTGACGGGCCACATGCAGTGGGTTTATTGCTGCTCCATCTCTCCTGACTGCAGCATGCTCTGCTCGGCTGCTGGAGAGAAGTCGGTGAGTCCCCAGGGGTGGGAGCCGGTCCCAC belongs to Aythya fuligula isolate bAytFul2 chromosome 17, bAytFul2.pri, whole genome shotgun sequence and includes:
- the LOC116495990 gene encoding WD repeat and SOCS box-containing protein 2-like, which codes for MKPSAEEPVLLAELKPGRPQQSDWKSSCETWSVAFSPDGAWFAWSQGHCLVKLIPWPLEEAELCRASERKGHGGGKAEARSRGGAKEKTLECGQIVWGLAFSAWPAAGGPDAAAGLSCLVLATGLNDGQIKVWEVQTGHLLFSLLGHQDVVRDLSFAPNGSLILVSASRDRTLRVWDLSKDGRQVQVLTGHMQWVYCCSISPDCSMLCSAAGEKSALLWSMRSYTLIRRLEGHQSSVVSCDFSPDSALLVTASYDTCVIMWDPYTGEQLRTLRHVPLHSALDYSSDVHTSSLRSVCFSPEGLYLATVADDRLLRIWALELRSPVAFAPMTNGLCCMYFPHGGFIATGTRDGHVQFWTAPRVLSSLKHLCRKALRTFLTTYQVLALPIPRKLKEFLTYRTF